A stretch of the Lolium perenne isolate Kyuss_39 chromosome 3, Kyuss_2.0, whole genome shotgun sequence genome encodes the following:
- the LOC127338315 gene encoding uncharacterized protein, translating to MASVTSKLSLATRFALRQFRHRLRLRQRLAGDTIFTIWTRPLFACAAGAAGSPLDPRFLRRGLANLPAGEDSTGRYTRLPVGAEPEDLEDDYDDPYPGDPATIFNYDERDLVSEESLWALYERWCSFHKVARSHDEMRRRFDCFKTKARHIYEFNKSGMSYIKGLNHLSDKLDHEFFFRRVPLPPRSVYKSSHVIFNKNGEVTAFINDDGILEEVNSPAPRTVKPVKMTKSPEI from the exons ATGGCATCCGTCACATCTAAACTCTCGCTGGCCACTCGCTTTGCTCTTCGCCAAttccgccaccgcctccgcctccgccaacGCCTCGCTGGAGATACTATCTTCACCATCTGGACGCGTCCGTTATTTGCatgcgccgccggcgccgccggcaGCCCCTTGGATCCTCGCTTCCTACGCCGCGGCCTCGCGAATCTCCCCGCCGGTGAGGACTCAACCGGGCGTTATACCCGTTTGCCTGTGGGCGCGGAGCCTGAGGATCTCGAGGATGACTACGACGACCCTTACCCAG GTGACCCGGCTACCATTTTCAACTACGACGAAAGGGACCTCGTATCGGAAGAATCCCTGTGGGCTCTGTATGAGCGGTGGTGTAGCTTCCACAAAGTGGCGCGTAGCCATGACGAGATGAGGCGACGGTTCGATTGTTTCAAGACGAAGGCACGACACATTTACGAGTTCAATAAGTCTGGCATGAGCTACATCAAGGGACTCAATCACCTCTCTGATAAGTTGGATCATGAGTTTTTTTTCCGTCGGGTTCCGTTGCCCCCTCGCTCAGTGTATAAGAGCAGTCATGTGATCTTCAATAAGAACGGTGAGGTTACGGCCTTCATCAATGATGATGGGATTCTAGAAGAGGTGAACTCTCCGGCCCCAAGAACAGTAAAACCTGTTAAAATGACAAAATCACCTGAAATCTAG